In Dysgonomonadaceae bacterium zrk40, one genomic interval encodes:
- the floA gene encoding flotillin-like protein FloA (flotillin-like protein involved in membrane lipid rafts) — translation MALSFPLIITIAVIVIFLMIFFHYVPFFLWINALSAGVRISLVQLFLMRLRRVPPHTIVYAMIEAHKAGLRDVTRDNLEAHYLAGGDVEKVVHALVSASKANIDLSFQMATAIDLAGRDVLTAVQMSVNPKVIDTPPVTAVAIDGIQLIAKARVTVRANIKQLVGGAGEETILARVGEGIVSSIGSAVSHKSVLENPDSISKLVLKKGLDAGTAFEILSIDIADIDIGKNIGAVLQMDQAQADKNIAQARAEERRAMAIALEQEMKAKAQEARAKVIEAEAEVPIAMAEAFRSGNLGIMDYYRMENIKADTDMRDSIAKPQSGGNNKK, via the coding sequence ATGGCTTTATCATTTCCCTTAATCATTACAATTGCCGTCATCGTCATCTTCTTGATGATTTTCTTCCATTACGTCCCATTCTTCCTGTGGATCAATGCCTTGTCGGCAGGCGTGCGCATCTCACTGGTCCAGCTCTTCCTGATGCGGCTGCGACGGGTACCACCCCACACCATCGTTTATGCGATGATAGAGGCCCACAAGGCAGGCCTGAGAGATGTCACCCGTGACAACCTGGAAGCTCACTACCTGGCTGGTGGTGATGTGGAAAAGGTGGTTCATGCACTGGTTTCTGCATCAAAGGCCAACATCGACCTATCCTTCCAGATGGCTACCGCCATCGACCTGGCCGGGCGCGATGTACTGACAGCTGTACAGATGTCAGTAAACCCGAAGGTGATTGACACTCCGCCAGTGACCGCCGTGGCCATTGACGGCATTCAGTTGATCGCCAAGGCACGCGTAACAGTTCGTGCCAACATCAAGCAGTTGGTAGGGGGCGCCGGCGAAGAGACCATCCTGGCCCGCGTGGGTGAGGGAATCGTCTCCTCCATCGGATCGGCTGTCTCCCACAAGTCGGTATTGGAGAATCCTGACTCCATCTCGAAACTGGTTCTCAAAAAAGGGCTAGATGCCGGTACTGCATTTGAGATCCTCTCCATTGACATCGCCGACATCGACATCGGCAAGAACATCGGTGCGGTACTGCAGATGGATCAGGCACAGGCCGACAAGAACATCGCACAAGCACGTGCCGAAGAACGCCGGGCCATGGCCATCGCCCTTGAGCAAGAGATGAAGGCCAAGGCTCAGGAAGCCAGAGCCAAAGTGATCGAGGCCGAGGCTGAGGTGCCCATCGCAATGGCAGAGGCGTTCCGCAGTGGCAACCTGGGCATCATGGATTATTACCGGATGGAGAACATCAAGGCTGATACCGACATGCGTGACTCCATTGCAAAACCACAAAGCGGTGGCAACAACAAGAAATAA
- the guaA gene encoding glutamine-hydrolyzing GMP synthase — MHEKIVILDFGSQTTQLIGRRVRELNTYCEIVPYNKFPYCDASVKGVILSGSPFSVNDEHAFKTDLQAIRGSYPVLGICYGAQLMASVSGGEVGNHGSREYGRAHLQVSENKDPLLGDIAQKSQVWMSHGDTIVRIPDHFKVIASTEDVALAAYRIEGEETWGVQFHPEVYHTEQGTKILDNFLSICGMKKDWTPASFIESTVEELRDQLGDDKVILALSGGVDSSVTAVLLNKAIGRNLTCIFVDHGLLRKNEFETVLENYEHLGLNVIGVDAKQHFYKELSGVTDPEQKRKIIGKGFIDTFDREAHKLQDIKWLAQGTIYPDIIESLSITGVTIKSHHNVGGLPEKMNLKLCEPLKLLFKDEVRRIGLELGMQPHLIHRHPFPGPGLGIRILGDITPEKVRMAQEADDIFISNLRAAGLYEQVWQAGAILLPVQSVGVMGDERTYENTIALRAVTSTDAMTADWAHLPYPFLAKVSNEIINRVKGVNRVVYDISSKPPATIEWE, encoded by the coding sequence ATGCACGAAAAAATTGTAATTCTCGATTTCGGCTCCCAGACCACCCAGCTGATCGGCCGCCGCGTCCGGGAACTGAACACCTATTGTGAGATCGTTCCCTACAACAAGTTTCCCTACTGCGATGCGTCGGTGAAAGGGGTGATTCTTTCTGGTAGCCCTTTTTCGGTGAACGATGAGCATGCGTTCAAAACAGATTTACAAGCCATCAGAGGGAGTTACCCCGTGCTGGGAATCTGTTACGGGGCTCAGTTGATGGCTTCCGTTTCAGGAGGAGAGGTGGGCAATCACGGATCCAGGGAATATGGCCGTGCGCACTTGCAGGTTAGCGAGAACAAAGATCCGCTTTTAGGAGACATAGCACAAAAGAGTCAGGTGTGGATGTCACACGGTGACACCATCGTTAGGATCCCCGATCACTTCAAGGTGATTGCCTCCACTGAAGATGTGGCATTGGCAGCCTACCGGATTGAGGGAGAGGAGACCTGGGGGGTGCAGTTTCATCCCGAAGTATACCACACGGAGCAGGGCACGAAGATCCTGGACAATTTCCTCTCCATCTGCGGGATGAAGAAGGACTGGACGCCTGCCTCCTTCATTGAGTCCACTGTAGAGGAATTACGTGATCAGCTGGGTGACGACAAGGTTATCCTGGCGCTCTCGGGAGGAGTAGACTCTTCGGTGACTGCCGTACTGCTCAATAAAGCCATCGGCCGTAATCTCACCTGCATCTTCGTTGACCATGGGTTGCTGCGCAAGAACGAATTTGAGACGGTGTTGGAAAATTATGAGCACTTAGGGCTGAACGTGATTGGCGTGGATGCCAAGCAGCATTTCTATAAGGAGTTGTCGGGGGTGACCGATCCGGAACAGAAACGTAAAATCATCGGCAAGGGTTTTATTGATACTTTCGATCGTGAAGCGCACAAGCTGCAGGATATCAAATGGCTGGCACAGGGTACTATTTACCCTGATATCATTGAGTCACTCTCCATCACGGGTGTTACAATTAAAAGCCACCACAACGTGGGAGGGCTTCCGGAGAAGATGAACCTGAAGCTGTGTGAACCACTGAAACTTCTTTTCAAGGATGAGGTGAGGCGCATCGGCCTTGAACTGGGCATGCAGCCCCACCTGATCCACCGTCACCCTTTCCCCGGTCCGGGGCTTGGTATCCGAATTCTGGGTGATATCACACCGGAGAAGGTGCGCATGGCACAGGAGGCAGATGATATCTTCATCTCCAACCTGCGTGCAGCAGGTCTTTATGAACAGGTGTGGCAGGCGGGAGCGATTCTGTTGCCGGTACAATCGGTGGGAGTGATGGGTGATGAACGCACCTATGAAAATACTATCGCATTGAGGGCTGTCACTTCGACCGATGCGATGACGGCCGATTGGGCTCATTTGCCCTATCCTTTTCTGGCCAAGGTGTCGAATGAGATCATCAACCGGGTGAAAGGGGTTAACCGTGTGGTCTACGACATCTCCTCCAAGCCACCGGCTACAATCGAGTGGGAGTGA
- a CDS encoding tetratricopeptide repeat protein: MNHKYLISTILISTALFTLKGQTLDDARNWYLEGRYADALPIFQKAYADDSLNPALNQWLGVSLLKTGKIVEAESYLLFSDEKKIPEASLYLGELYSKQYRFEEAESVFEKYQKTNRRNKDALAKLDQFREETAQLRRRVLRSEDVQIIDSLVLPKSEFLSAYNLSRSSGSLEPIHTFFREFPEGNETLFLNERGDKVYYSQENSLSGQDLFTMDKLLNRFGNEQKLPETINGKGNQAYPYVMSDGLTIYFASTGHQSLGGYDLYVTRYNLASDSYLTPNQLNMPFNSPFNDYMMVIDEKKGVGWFASDRFQPDGFVCVYTFLPNPQITLLESDDEAYIYRRARITSIADSWREGVEYGTFREAAQLSDNREEENTVEFEFIINDEKVYHRLDDFTFSNARSLYSQAIGLTKQLEVLTNELKEKREFIAKGGGTDSSLITSMLELEEESEILYRQIERLKNEARNEEIRNLTR; this comes from the coding sequence ATGAATCACAAATATCTCATATCTACGATACTGATCAGCACTGCACTGTTTACCCTCAAGGGACAGACACTCGATGATGCCAGGAACTGGTACCTGGAAGGTCGATATGCCGATGCCCTACCGATCTTCCAAAAAGCCTATGCTGACGATTCGTTGAATCCTGCACTGAATCAATGGCTCGGAGTGAGTCTGTTGAAAACGGGAAAAATTGTCGAGGCAGAAAGTTATCTCCTGTTCTCTGATGAGAAGAAAATACCGGAGGCGTCACTCTACCTGGGAGAGCTTTACAGCAAACAGTATCGCTTCGAGGAAGCCGAATCTGTTTTTGAGAAATACCAGAAAACAAATCGTCGCAACAAAGATGCATTGGCGAAGTTGGATCAATTCAGGGAAGAAACGGCCCAACTGAGACGAAGAGTCCTTCGCTCTGAAGATGTACAAATCATCGACAGCCTGGTCCTCCCCAAAAGCGAATTCCTTTCGGCATACAATCTCTCCCGCTCATCCGGTTCCCTCGAACCGATTCACACCTTCTTCAGGGAGTTCCCTGAAGGGAACGAAACGCTCTTTTTGAACGAACGAGGTGACAAGGTCTATTACTCGCAGGAGAACAGTCTATCCGGTCAAGACCTCTTCACCATGGACAAGCTGCTGAATCGCTTCGGCAATGAACAAAAACTCCCGGAAACAATCAACGGGAAGGGCAATCAAGCCTACCCCTATGTGATGAGTGACGGCCTCACTATCTACTTTGCATCTACCGGTCACCAGTCGCTGGGTGGCTATGACCTGTATGTAACACGATACAACCTGGCTTCAGATTCATACCTCACTCCCAACCAGCTGAACATGCCCTTTAACTCACCCTTCAACGACTACATGATGGTCATCGATGAGAAGAAAGGAGTAGGCTGGTTTGCAAGCGACCGTTTTCAACCGGATGGTTTTGTCTGTGTATACACCTTTCTTCCCAATCCTCAGATAACACTGCTGGAAAGTGACGATGAGGCATACATCTATCGCAGGGCACGTATCACATCCATTGCCGACAGCTGGCGAGAGGGAGTTGAATATGGCACGTTCCGTGAAGCAGCGCAATTGAGTGACAACAGGGAAGAGGAAAATACGGTTGAATTTGAGTTCATCATCAACGATGAAAAAGTGTACCACCGATTGGATGATTTCACCTTCAGTAATGCGCGTTCTCTTTACTCACAGGCGATTGGACTCACCAAACAGTTGGAAGTGTTAACGAATGAATTGAAGGAAAAAAGAGAGTTTATTGCAAAAGGGGGGGGAACTGACAGTTCACTCATCACATCAATGCTTGAACTTGAAGAAGAAAGTGAAATCCTGTACCGACAAATTGAGAGATTGAAAAATGAAGCCCGCAACGAAGAAATCAGAAATCTAACCAGATAA